From Pantoea sp. At-9b, the proteins below share one genomic window:
- a CDS encoding YbhB/YbcL family Raf kinase inhibitor-like protein, with amino-acid sequence MLSRVHAGLFAGLMLCSAGALAAPFTLHSNQFNNAGKLPVAMGGGGQCPGQNISPQLSWRGAPANTKSYVLLIEDPQGANGLGMTHFLGYGIDSSRHQFAKGDLTGVVGYTPGTNGKNIQGYSGPCPPVKGDIHNYNFTLIATDYAPDALQKGLVRDAVMLQLKGHVLASAGLVGQFIMPKQ; translated from the coding sequence GTGTTATCACGCGTTCATGCAGGATTATTTGCAGGCCTGATGTTATGTTCTGCCGGGGCGTTGGCAGCGCCCTTTACGCTGCACTCAAATCAGTTCAACAATGCAGGAAAATTACCTGTTGCGATGGGTGGCGGTGGCCAGTGCCCGGGGCAAAACATTTCACCGCAGTTGAGCTGGCGTGGCGCACCTGCCAACACCAAAAGCTATGTGCTGCTGATTGAAGATCCGCAGGGGGCCAACGGCCTGGGCATGACCCATTTCCTTGGCTACGGCATCGACAGTAGCCGCCATCAATTTGCTAAAGGGGACTTGACCGGCGTTGTCGGCTATACCCCTGGCACCAATGGGAAGAATATTCAGGGTTATTCCGGTCCTTGCCCTCCGGTGAAGGGTGATATTCACAACTATAACTTCACCCTAATTGCGACTGATTATGCTCCTGATGCGCTGCAAAAAGGCCTGGTAAGAGATGCGGTAATGTTGCAACTGAAAGGTCACGTTCTGGCCTCAGCGGGTCTGGTCGGCCAGTTTATTATGCCAAAGCAATAA
- a CDS encoding cupin domain-containing protein yields MAHFTRRNFLQHSALLAFFLPTLAVRAANSATAMPLQLINQWRLSADGWVPNNPALPVMHFRTTQPETAAGGLIKAGWSQQWQGKPFAYQHFHSSTHVIFVVVAGNGQLQIGGDNGEVVPARVGDVIFLPAGTGQRLLQSSQDFSVLACYPESNSWDVCRSAINVETRQRASNHRLDNRTRRFFNSSITVI; encoded by the coding sequence ATGGCTCACTTCACCCGACGCAACTTTTTGCAGCACTCGGCGTTACTGGCTTTCTTTTTACCCACTCTCGCCGTGCGGGCCGCAAACAGTGCAACCGCGATGCCGTTGCAACTGATCAATCAATGGCGTCTGTCAGCTGATGGGTGGGTGCCGAATAATCCCGCCTTACCTGTTATGCATTTCCGAACGACACAGCCTGAGACTGCCGCAGGCGGGTTGATTAAGGCTGGATGGTCGCAGCAATGGCAGGGAAAACCCTTCGCGTATCAGCATTTCCACAGCAGCACACATGTGATTTTTGTCGTGGTGGCAGGCAACGGTCAGTTGCAGATTGGTGGCGATAACGGCGAGGTGGTGCCAGCGAGGGTGGGTGATGTGATTTTTTTACCGGCGGGGACTGGCCAGCGCCTGCTGCAAAGCAGTCAGGATTTTTCGGTTCTGGCCTGCTATCCCGAGAGCAACAGCTGGGATGTCTGCCGATCGGCGATCAATGTGGAAACGCGGCAAAGAGCGTCAAATCACAGACTGGACAATCGTACCCGCCGATTTTTTAACAGCAGCATTACAGTGATTTAA
- a CDS encoding putative quinol monooxygenase — MSGNIKLVIAKFIAQEGKGEELFDAIERCIAPSRAEEGCIHYDVYKNTQDENIFLIHEKWQGEQAIQYHFEQTHFKRLIADTDPLLAAVPDIKSIDL; from the coding sequence ATGAGCGGAAATATTAAGCTGGTTATTGCCAAGTTTATTGCGCAGGAAGGAAAGGGGGAGGAATTATTTGACGCTATTGAACGCTGCATTGCTCCCAGTCGCGCCGAAGAGGGATGTATTCATTACGATGTTTATAAGAATACGCAAGATGAGAATATCTTTCTGATCCACGAAAAATGGCAAGGCGAACAGGCGATTCAATATCACTTCGAGCAAACCCATTTTAAACGCTTGATTGCTGACACTGATCCATTACTGGCTGCTGTACCCGATATTAAAAGCATCGATTTATAA
- a CDS encoding tautomerase family protein has product MPEIIVHMVSGRTPEQKKKLMDGIYQAVKDALPVKEEYIVISLIETDKEHKSRGGVLFKDL; this is encoded by the coding sequence ATGCCAGAAATTATTGTGCACATGGTGAGTGGTCGTACTCCAGAACAAAAGAAAAAACTGATGGATGGTATTTATCAGGCAGTGAAAGACGCGTTACCGGTTAAAGAGGAATACATTGTTATTTCGCTGATTGAAACGGACAAAGAACACAAGTCTCGCGGCGGTGTTTTATTTAAAGATCTCTAA